In the genome of Pelodiscus sinensis isolate JC-2024 chromosome 3, ASM4963464v1, whole genome shotgun sequence, one region contains:
- the CCR6 gene encoding C-C chemokine receptor type 6: MSGVEPNYTEYPDYSYDYNQLTVPCDKREVRNFTKVFLPIAYSIICILGLLGNIFVVMTFALYKKTKSMTDIFLFNMAIADILFVLTLPLWAVNYAAEKWIFGDFICKITRGIYAINFNCGMLLLAFISMDRYIAIVQATKSFKLRARTLAYNRLICLVVWVSSILISSSTFIFSQSYSHSINETKEICEHRSSKETKGTTLKLLLLGMQLLFGFFVPLLFMVFCYAFIIKTLVKAQNSKRNKAMCVIALIVFVFLVCQVPHNMVLLVTAINMGELNKSCDSEKKIAFAKYITEALAFFHCCLNPVLYAFIGVKFRSYFVNMMKNLWCLKYKKYKTQSSRISSDTYHSRQTSEIMSDNMSSFTM; the protein is encoded by the exons ATGAGCGGG GTAGAACCCAACTACACGGAATATCCAGATTATTCATATGATTATAATCAACTTACAGTACCATGTGACAAGAGGGAAGTCAGAAACTTCACAAAAGTATTTTTGCCAATTGCATACTCAATTATATGCATCTTGGGCTTATTAGGCAACATCTTTGTAGTGATGACCTTTGctttatataaaaaaacaaaGTCAATGACAGATATATTCCTCTTCAATATGGCCATAGCAGACATATTGTTTGTTCTCACTCTTCCACTCTGGGCAGTGAATTATGCTGCTGAAAAATGGATCTTTGGTGATTTTATATGCAAAATTACCAGAGGTATTTATGCAATCAACTTCAATTGTGGAATGCTGCTCTTGGCCTTTATCAGTATGGACAGATACATTGCTATTGTACAGGCAACAAAGTCATTTAAACTTCGGGCTAGAACCCTAGCATACAATAGACTGATCTGTTTGGTTGTATGGGTATCATCAATTTTAATTTCCAGTTCCACTTTCATATTCAGTCAAAGCTATAGCCACTCGATCAATGAAACAAAAGAGATTTGTGAACACAGATCCAGTAAAGAGACAAAAGGCACTACATTGAAATTACTGCTGCTGGGTATGCAACTTCTATTTGGATTTTTTGTCCCTCTGTTGTTTATGGTATTTTGCTATGCATTCATTATCAAAACTTTGGTGAAAGCTCAGAATTCCAAAAGAAACAAAGCAATGTGTGTGATTGCATTAATTGTGTTCGTTTTCCTGGTTTGTCAAGTACCACATAACATGGTTCTTCTTGTGACTGCCATAAATATGGGTGAATTGAATAAGTCGTGTGATAGTGAAAAGAAAATAGCTTTTGCAAAGTACATTACAGAAGCCCTGGCCTTCTTCCATTGTTGTTTGAACCCAGTGCTCTATGCATTTATTGGGGTAAAATTTAGAAGTTACTTTGTGAATATGATGAAGAATTTGTGGTGCCTGAAATACAAGAAATACAAGACCCAGAGTTCCAGGATAAGTTCTGATACTTATCACTCAAGGCAGACAAGTGAAATTATGAGTGACAATATGTCATCCTTTACTATGTAA